Proteins encoded in a region of the Alosa sapidissima isolate fAloSap1 chromosome 19, fAloSap1.pri, whole genome shotgun sequence genome:
- the LOC121692900 gene encoding protein FAM200A-like, with translation MGLPIDFLDMGITSGEDCGTAEAIFSKMDSVLKGHSIPWQNCIALSVDNASVNMGDRNSIKSRVLKENPSVFILGCPCHIVHNNASAAGAVYGEITGFDVEDLAVDVGFWYKASTKRKNILDEFCTFCDTSYMETLLHVSTRWLSLEMVVNRNLRLYNALVILKASMRSKPGVPGCVNLSRTQ, from the exons ATGGGGTTGCCCATAGATTTTTTGGATATGGGAATAACAAGTGGAGAAGACTGTGGCACTGCGGAAGCCATATTCAGCAAGATGGACTCTGTGTTGAAAGGGCACAGTATACCTTGGCAGAATTGCATTGCTCTTTCTGTTGACAATGCCAGCGTCAATATGGGAGACAGGAACTCTATCAAGTCGAGGGTGCTGAAAGAAAACCCTTCAGTGTTCATCCTAGGTTGCCCATGCCATATAGTGCACAACAATGCCTCTGCTGCTGGTGCCGTGTATGGTGAG ATCACAGGGTTCGATGTTGAGGACCTGGCAGTAGATGTGGGCTTTTGGTATAAGGCTAGCACCAAGCGTAAGAACATATTGGATG aaTTCTGTACGTTTTGTGACACAAGCTACATGGAGACACTGCTGCATGTGAGCACAAGATGGCTTAGTTTGGAGATGGTGGTCAATCGGAATCTACGTCTCTATAATGCACTCGTTATTTTGAAAGCATCC ATGAGAAGCAAGCCAGGTGTGCCCGGCTGCGTGAATCTTTCCAGGACCCAATGA
- the si:ch211-132f19.7 gene encoding adenylate cyclase type 8, whose product MTSGDEVRSFTDVMLHPPPPTLPAANVSKTPSQKRKQLKWQNAVRNIMEQREQGQTSPDMLTTHKIIVTDAYIEDINRQIRNKLARGGGAYKRRSSAARVHPARSSTSTQNSMDGAGGDADFFVSWGSTVRGVFLPVLHHTFKSQDLEKLYQEYSSDQRRTSLVVTNLIDIITKLHIIIIYLAVAPEMVDSLHGWLAGLFMALGAGLCIMVLICKGNISPAYLRYAGLASWLSQTVQVLGGLVYGLEKDQSWYVLFILFATYTLLPLPLLWSICTGCLTSTLHLLVETIQNYNDVAIVRKVMSKGLLYMGMNTAGLFIHYLSDRAQRQAFLETRRCIEGRVKLEKENHRQERLVMSILPRFVALEMIADISTMEDDLLSQQFHKIYIHHYTDVSILFADIQGFTTMSMTMSAQDLVRTLNELFGRFDHLAEEHHCLRIKILGDCYYCVSGVPEPQRAHARCCVEMGLAMINTIRYVRRELKHNVDMRIGIHSGSVLCGVLGLQKWQFDVWSWDVDVANMLEAGGIPGRIHISQATLDCLDGVYETEEGHGYERNEFLRKHKIDTFLICQTPKENISPPKVRRPSREDTSWSAELPFDNIIGMNCILATFTNGSLVQLPSQITAGNSGSREINKRIMRAIEVRSSELMRKEHITPFTLVFKDGHIEDKFSHMRDEMFKSNLVCSFMLVLFIMAVQVLIPGPHICPMIVQFSLFLLVYALLLLVTLAEEFKFSPAALQYLCCWVQETKSVRNVLTLTAIAINFGVASSDILWCNTVESEGEETPADGPVNICTHPEFFVLSGVLAMVTCAVFLRLSCLLKLVVLLMVIAVYTYFIEVTLHVLFIRQHHNGQLQRSHYLRRQGISVLLMTMFVIAVLYNSRKLETTARLDFLWRLQARQEVQDMKEQREHNECLLYNILPTHVAQHFLARERHNEDLYSQSYERVGVMFASIPGFTDYYEQKELNNQDIECLRLLNEIIADFDELLDESYFQDIEKIKTIGSCYMAASGLSPDRPASTDEWAHLSELVLFALAMQETLKEINKITTNNFQLRIGMAHGPVVAGVIGATKPQYDIWGMTVNLASRMDSTGVSGRIQVPEGTSKLLVDRGFKREFRGNIYVKGVSERHGAVCTYFISSREQRSSYAERLTNRAGLHGRNTLSGVVFTLVQARKKEKLREANGGFHLLDVS is encoded by the exons ATGACATCTGGGGACGAAGTCCGCAGCTTCACGGACGTGATGctgcacccccctcccccaacgcTGCCGGCCGCCAACGTCTCGAAGACGCCCAGCCAGAAGCGCAAGCAGCTGAAATGGCAGAACGCCGTGCGCAACATCATGGAGCAGCGTGAGCAGGGCCAGACGAGCCCGGACATGCTGACCACGCACAAGATCATCGTCACCGACGCATACATCGAAGACATCAACCGGCAGATCCGCAACAAGCTGGCGCGAGGCGGCGGCGCCTACAAGCGCCGCTCTTCGGCCGCCCGTGTCCACCCTGCACGCAGCTCCACGAGCACGCAAAACAGCATGGATGGCGCGGGCGGCGACGCAGACTTCTTTGTCAGCTGGGGCTCGACTGTGCGCGGCGTCTTCCTGCCCGTGCTCCACCACACTTTCAAGTCACAGGACCTGGAGAAGCTCTACCAGGAGTACTCCTCGGACCAGCGCCGCACCTCGCTGGTGGTCACCAACCTCATCGACATCATCACCAAGctccacatcatcatcatctaccTGGCCGTGGCGCCGGAGATGGTGGACTCGCTTCACGGCTGGCTGGCAGGCCTCTTCATGGCCTTGGGCGCTGGGCTCTGCATCATGGTGCTCATCTGCAAGGGCAACATTTCGCCAGCGTACCTGCGCTACGCGGGGTTGGCCAGCTGGCTGTCCCAAACGGTGCAGGTGCTGGGGGGGCTGGTGTACGGCCTGGAGAAGGACCAGTCGTGGTACGTGCTCTTCATCCTGTTTGCCACCTACACGCTGCTCCCACTGCCCCTGCTCTGGTCCATATGCACCGGGTGCCTCACCTCAACCCTCCACCTCCTGGTAGAGACCATACAGAACTATAACGACGTCGCCATCGTAAGGAAG GTGATGTCAAAGGGACTGCTGTACATGGGCATGAACACAGCAGGCCTGTTCATCCACTACCTCTCAGACCGTGCCCAACGCCAAGCCTTCCTGGAGACCCGCCGCTGCATCGAGGGCCGGGTCAAGCTGGAGAAGGAGAACCACAGACAG GAGCGTTTGGTCATGTCCATCCTGCCTCGCTTCGTTGCCTTGGAGATGATCGCTGACATTAGCACCATGGAAGATGACCTGCTGTCTCAGCAGTTCCATAAGATCTACATCCACCACTACACGGACGTCAG tatCCTGTTTGCTGACATACAGGGGTTTACCACAATGTCAATGACCATGTCTGCCCAGGACTTGGTGCGGACACTCAACGAGCTGTTCGGCCGTTTCGATCATCTTGCAGAG GAGCATCACTGCCTGAGGATAAAGATCCTGGGGGACTGCTACTACTGTGTGTCGGGGGTCCCTGAACCCCAGCGGGCCCATGCTCGTTGCTGTGTGGAGATGGGCCTTGCCATgatcaacaccatcag GTATGTGCGTAGAGAGCTGAAGCACAACGTGGACATGCGCATCGGCATCCACTCGGGCTCCGTGCTCTGTGGAGTCCTGGGCCTCCAGAAGTGGCAGTTTGATGTGTGGTCCTGGGACGTGGATGTGGCCAACATGCTGGAGGCAGGGGGCATACCCGG GAGGATCCACATCTCACAGGCCACCCTCGACTGTCTGGATGGAGTCTACGAGACAGAGGAAGGGCATGGCTATGAGCGCAATGAGTTTCTGCGTAAGCACAAGATTGACACCTTCCTCATCTGCCAAACACCAAAGGAAAACATTTCGCCCCCCAAAGTCCGCCGCCCCAGCCGAGAGGACACTTCCTGGAGCGCTGAGCTGCCCTTTGACAACATCATCGGCATGAACTGC ATCTTGGCAACGTTCACTAATGGCTCGTTGGTGCAGCTGCCCAGTCAGATCACAGCAGGGAACTCTGGCTCACGGGAGATCAACAAGCGCATCATGCGAGCCATCGAGGTGCGCAGCAGCGAGCTGATGAGGAAGGAGCACATCACGCCCTTCACCCTGGTCTTTAAAGATGGACACATCGAGGACAAG TTTTCCCATATGAGGGATGAGATGTTCAAGTCCAACCTGGTCTGTTCCTTCATGCTGGTGCTCTTCATCATGGCCGTGCAGGTCCTCATCCCAGGCCCTCA CATCTGTCCCATGATAGTGCAGTTCTCTCTGTTCCTTCTGGTGTACGCACTGCTTCTGCTGGTGACGCTGGCTGAGGAGTTCAAGTTCTCCCCTGCCGCCCTGCAGTACCTGTGCTGCTGGGTCCAGGAGACCAAAAGCGTCCGCAATGTCCTCACCCTCACCGCCATCGCCATCAACTTTGGGGTGGCATCCTCAGACATC CTTTGGTGCAACACCGTGGAGTCAGAGGGTGAGGAGACGCCGGCCGATGGGCCAGTAAACATCTGCACACACCCCGAG TTCTTTGTGCTGAGCGGGGTGCTTGCCATGGTAACATGCGCTGTGTTTTTACGGCTAAGCTGCCTGTTAAAGTTAGTGGTGCTGCTGATGGTGATCGCTGTCTACACATACTTCATTGAAGTGACACTGCACGTCCTCTTCATCCGCCAACACCACAACGGCCAGCTCCAAAG GTCCCACTACCTCAGAAGACAGGGGATTTCAGTGTTGCTGATGACCATGTTTGTCATTGCTGTACTCTATAATAGTCGAAAG CTGGAGACGACAGCACGGCTGGACTTCCTGTGGCGTCTGCAGGCTCGACAGGAAGTGCAGGACATGAAGGAGCAGCGGGAGCACAACGAGTGTCTGCTGTACAACATCCTGCCCACACACGTGGCACAGCACTTCCTGGCTAGGGAGCGCCACAATGAG GACCTGTACTCCCAGTCCTATGAGAGGGTCGGGGTGATGTTTGCCTCTATCCCAGGGTTCACCGACTACTACGAACAGAAGGAGCTCAACAACCAAGACATAGAGTGCCTGAGGCTCCTTAACGAAATCATAGCTGACTTTGATGAG TTACTTGATGAGTCTTACTTTCAAGACATTGAAAAAATCAAGACTATTGGCAGCTGTTACATGGCTGCTTCTGGGTTGTCCCCCGATAGGCCG GCCAGTACAGATGAATGGGCACACCTAAGTGAACTAGTTCTTTTCGCTCTAGCCATGCAAGAGACGCTGAAAGAGATCAACAAAATCACCACCAACAACTTCCAGCTTCGAATTG GGATGGCACATGGCCCAGTTGTGGCAGGGGTTATTGGTGCCACCAAGCCCCAGTATGACATCTGGGGGATGACCGTGAACCTGGCCAGCCGGATGGACAGCACTGGGGTCAGTGGCCGCATCCAGGTCCCAGAGGGCACCAGCAAGCTCCTGGTGGACCGCGGCTTCAAGCGTGAGTTCCGCGGTAACATCTACGTGAAGGGTGTGAGTGAGCGGCACGGCGCTGTCTGCACCTACTTCATCAGTAGCCGGGAGCAAAG ATCCAGCTATGCTGAGCGCCTGACCAACCGAGCAGGCCTGCATGGGCGCAACACACTGTCCGGAGTGGTGTTCACCCTGGTGCAGGCACGCAAGAAGGAGAAGCTGAGAGAGGCCAACGGAGGCTTCCATCTGCTGGACGTCTCCTAG